In the Theobroma cacao cultivar B97-61/B2 chromosome 1, Criollo_cocoa_genome_V2, whole genome shotgun sequence genome, one interval contains:
- the LOC108661374 gene encoding uncharacterized protein LOC108661374 codes for MAEDNNNNGNNAINLVPEVNRALRDYVVPLLLRLFPFSLRDKTKSWLNSLSNGSITTWEDLAQKFLTKFFLPVKSVKMRNDITSFTQFDVRTIKTTIDVAAGGALMSKNATDAYNMLEKMASNNYQWPSERLGSRKAARAYEIDAIGNLAVQVATLSKKFDTLGVHAVKNSFVVCEMCGDSHSSDQCSYNSTSLQFVGNFNRNHPNFSWNNNAGPFNLNPIMPPSFQQQARPPILEKKSQVEELLLQYMSKTDALIQSYGASLRNLETKVGQLVNSFNNRPQGALLSDTQVNPKGKEHCNAITLRIGKEVEGVSRKSIESSKQHVHDDKAIVEKEIKVEKTDNGQAKNQGDSQAIYPPPPFPQRLKRQKLDKQFENFLNVFKKLHINILFAEPLENMPSYVKFLKDILTKKRKLEDFETVALIEEFKFAKALCDLGASVSIMPLSIAKKIRLKEIQPTTVSLQLANRTIRYPVGIIEDVLVKVGHLYIPMDFIMLKMKEELEIPLILG; via the exons ATGGCTGAGgataacaataataatggCAATAATGCCATTAATCTAGTTCCCGAAGTAAATAGAGCACTACGAGATTATGTTGTTCCTCTTTT ATTGAGACTGTTTCCGTTTTCTCTAAGggataaaacaaaaagttgGCTTAATTCACTGTCCAATGGATCTATCACTACATGGGAGGACTTGGCTCAAAAGTTTCTCACAAAGTTCTTCTTGCCTGTAAAGAGTGTAAAGATGAGGAACGATATCACCTCATTCACACAATTTGATG TTCGGACAATAAAAACCACAATCGATGTTGCTGCTGGTGGGGCATTAATGAGTAAGAATGCTACAGATGCTTATAATATGTTGGAGAAGATGgcttcaaataattatcaatggcctTCAGAAAGGTTGGGTTCAAGAAAAGCTGCTAGAGCCTATGAAATTGATGCAATTGGCAACTTAGCTGTGCAAGTGGCTACACTGTCTaagaaatttgacacattggGAGTTCATGCagttaaaaattcatttgtaGTTTGTGAGATGTGTGGAGATAGTCATTCAAGTGATCAATGTTCATACAATTCTACATCATTACAATTTGTGGGGAACTTCAACAG AAACCACCCTAACTTTTCATGGAACAACAATGCAGGGCCTTTCAATCTAAACCCCATCATGCCTCCTAGTTTTCAACAACAAGCTAGACCACCAATTCTTGAAAAAAAGTCCCAAGTGGAAGAACTTCTCTTGCAATATATGTCAAAGACTGATGCTTTAATTCAAAGCTATGGAGCCTCCTTGAGAAACCTTGAGACCAAAGTGGGACAGCTTGTAAACTCTTTCAATAATAGACCCCAAGGTGCCTTACTAAGTGATACACAAGTCAATCCCAAAGGTAAGGAACATTGTAATGCAATTACCCTTAGGATTGGCAAAGAAGTTGAAGGGGTGAGtagaaaatcaattgaatctTCAAAGCAGCATGTACATGATGACAAGGCAATTGttgagaaagaaattaaagtgGAAAAGACAGATAATGGGCAAGCTAAGAATCAAGGGGATTCTCAAGCAATTTATCCTCCACCACCATTCCCACAAAGGTTGAAAAGGCAAAAGCTTGATAAacagtttgaaaattttctcaatGTTTTCAAGAAGCTCCATATAAACATCCTTTTTGCTGAACCTTTGGAAAACATGCCAAGTTATGttaaattcttgaaagacATCTTAACTAAGAAGAGGAAACTGGAAGATTTTGAAACAGTGGCACTTATTGAGGA ATTTAAATTTGCTAAAGCTTTATGTGATTTGGGTGCAAGTGTTTCAATCATGCCTTTGTCAATTGCTAAAAAAATTAGACTTAAAGAGATACAACCTACCACAGTTTCTTTGCAATTAGCAAATAGAACAATCAGGTATCCTGTTGGGATTATTGAGGATGTATTGGTTAAAGTTGGGCATCTCTACATTCCGATGGACTTCAT